One Cicer arietinum cultivar CDC Frontier isolate Library 1 chromosome 8, Cicar.CDCFrontier_v2.0, whole genome shotgun sequence DNA segment encodes these proteins:
- the LOC101504445 gene encoding plant intracellular Ras-group-related LRR protein 4, translated as MECWSTVDGVVGEIMRIHRSLPVRPGIDEVEAAKSLIVNVEKDDEAKLESIAKQSKGKDVPDELFMILQEMQKNLVYFRSMEQKREALKLVDLENVHSLFDELIQRASDCVSNPNGATTTSGFRQITYSNGSASTVSTSLSKNLGSGSGSMGGFDKQVPSATVSSTLLHVDKEPSAKGSELFTRDDSYVSKTKATFYPNGYSIEANITSKPQILDSSLKSTTTAGQDGDKLSLIKLASIIEVSAKKGTRDLKLQNKLMDRVDWLPDSIGKLSSLVTLDLSENRIVALPSTIGGLSSLTKLDLHSNRITEIPDSVGNLLSLVYLNLRGNHLTTLPASLSRLLRLEELDLSSNQISVLPDSIGSLVNLKVLNVETNDVEEIPHSIGNCSSLRELHADYNRLKALPEAVGKIESLEILSVRYNNVKQLPTTMSSMINLKELDVSFNELESVPESLCFATSLVKMNIGNNFADMRYLPRSIGNLEMLEELDISNNQIRVLPDSFRMLTRLRVLRVEENPLEVPPREIAEKGAQAVVQYMADLVEKREKKEAKPQPPKQKKSWAQICFFSRSNKRKRDGVDYVKA; from the exons ATGGAGTGTTGGAGTACGGTTGATGGAGTGGTTGGAGAGATAATGAGGATTCATAGATCTTTACCAGTAAGGCCAGGGATTGATGAAGTTGAAGCTGCAAAAAGTTTGATTGTGAATGTTGAGAAAGATGATGAAGCTAAGCTTGAATCTATAGCTAAACAAAGCAAAGGAAAAGATGTACCTGATGAGCTTTTCATGATTTTGCAAGAGATGCAGAAGAATTTGGTATATTTTCGAAGTATGGAACAGAAGAGAGAAgctttgaaacttgttgatctTGAGAATGTTCATTCACTGTTTGATGAATTGATTCAGAGAGCTTCTGATTGTGTTTCTAATCCAAATGGTGCCACTACTACTTCTGGCTTTAGACAAATTACTTACTCTAATGGTTCTGCTTCCACTGTTTCAACAAGTTTATCCAAGAATTTAGGTTCTGGTTCTGGTTCTATGGGTGGTTTTGATAAGCAGGTACCTTCAGCTACTGTTTCTTCCACCTTGCTTCATGTAGACAAAGAACCTTCTGCCAAGGGTTCTGAATTATTCACAAGAGATGATAGTTATGTGAGCAAGACCAAGGCCACATTCTACCCTAATGGGTATTCAATTGAAGCAAATATCACATCCAAACCCCAAATATTGGATTCATCATTAAAATCCACTACTACTGCAG GTCAAGATGGTGATAAGTTGAGTTTGATTAAACTTGCTAGCATAATTGAGGTTTCGGCAAAGAAAGGAACTCGCGATCTCAAGCTCCAGAACAAGTTAATGGACCGAGTCGATTGGCTACCTGATTCGATAGGAAAGTTATCTAGTTTGGTCACCCTTGATTTATCAGAGAATAGGATTGTTGCTTTACCTTCCACAATTGGTGGCCTTTCCTCACTGACCAAATTGGACTTGCATTCCAATAGGATCACAGAGATTCCTGATTCTGTTGGAAATCTCCTAAGTCTTGTCTATCTAAATCTGAGGGGAAACCACTTAACAACCTTACCTGCTTCTTTGAGCCGATTGCTACGCCTTGAAGAGCTTGATTTGAGTTCAAATCAAATTTCAGTGCTTCCTGACTCTATAGGGTCACTTGTTAACCTCAAAGTGTTGAATGTGGAAACAAATGATGTAGAAGAAATTCCACATTCTATTGGTAATTGTTCTTCCCTTAGGGAGCTTCATGCTGACTATAATAGGCTTAAAGCCCTGCCGGAAGCTGTAGGGAAGATTGAGAGTTTGGAGATTTTGTCCGTGCGGTACAATAACGTCAAACAACTACCTACAACAATGTCATCTATGATAAACCTGAAGGAACTTGATGTGAGTTTCAATGAGCTTGAGTCCGTGCCTGAGAGCTTGTGTTTCGCCACCTCCCTTGTCAAGATGAACATAGGAAACAATTTTGCTGACATGAGATACTTACCAAGATCAATCGGGAACCTTGAAATGCTTGAGGAATTGGATATCAGTAATAATCAGATACGCGTTCTTCCTGACTCGTTTAGGATGCTCACAAGACTACGCGTCTTGCGCGTGGAAGAAAATCCTCTTGAGGTTCCACCTAGAGAAATAGCTGAGAAAGGAGCACAG GCTGTTGTGCAGTACATGGCTGATCTTGTGGAGAAGAGGGAAAAGAAGGAAGCTAAACCACAGCCACCTAAGCAGAAAAAGAGTTGGGCTCAGATCTGCTTCTTTTCAAGGTCTAACAAAAGAAAGCGTGATGgagttgattatgtgaaagctTGA